Part of the Caulifigura coniformis genome, CTGCTGCAGCAAATGGTCAAACCATTGCTTGCGGAACTCGATTCCACGAAAGAAGTGCTGCGTCAGACCGCGGGAATGCGGCCCGAGCGGATTACCGTCGTTTCCAGCCTCCGCGTGCAGATCCACGAAATCCTGCATGGCATGCGCAACTTCCGCAAGCGGTTTCCCGATATCGGGCTGCGATTACGAGAGGTGGACAGTAGCGATATCGGACGTCTTCTGACGGAGGGGAATGCGGACCTGGCGGTGATGCTGAAGCCGGCAACCGGGACCTTGCATCATCCGGGCGTCGAATTCGAGTCGGTTCACCAGATGGACTTTCTTCTTGTCACGCCGCTCGGGCATTCCATCCTGACGAAGCAGCGACTGAGGCTTCAGGATGTCCTGTCTTTCCCCCTTGTCCTCGGCCGGCCTGAGGCCTTTTCCCGCCGTCGCTTCGAGGCGATCGTACATGCGCTGAGCCCCGGCGCTTCCTATGAAGTTGCCCTGGAGACAAGCAGTGGCAGCCTGACGCTTGCCGCCGTGAAGGAAGGGCTCGGAGTCGGCGTGATCGCGGGCACACGCCGTGGCGTGAAGGCCCGCGGCCTTGGAGTCCGCTCGTTACAGCACTGGTTCGGAGTCGCGGAAGTCGTCCTCGCCCGCCGACAAGGGGCCAGCCTCCCGCCCATTCATCG contains:
- a CDS encoding LysR family transcriptional regulator, which encodes MSRAGRLRYKDLSLTQLRSFCEVCRLGGFTAAAKAMRLTVPAVWEQVRAIESHYGATLFERAGNRVRPTSQGLLLQQMVKPLLAELDSTKEVLRQTAGMRPERITVVSSLRVQIHEILHGMRNFRKRFPDIGLRLREVDSSDIGRLLTEGNADLAVMLKPATGTLHHPGVEFESVHQMDFLLVTPLGHSILTKQRLRLQDVLSFPLVLGRPEAFSRRRFEAIVHALSPGASYEVALETSSGSLTLAAVKEGLGVGVIAGTRRGVKARGLGVRSLQHWFGVAEVVLARRQGASLPPIHRALADEIRNSIVRSDHGT